One genomic segment of bacterium includes these proteins:
- the secY gene encoding preprotein translocase subunit SecY, giving the protein MFNSIRNMMAIPELRQRIFFTIAIFFVYRVGGHIPVPGVNAGVLSAWFNQNAQGGLFGFIDMFAAGNLRKATIFALGIMPYISASIIIQLLTAVVPALEKLSKEGEAGRKRITQYTRYGTIGLSLLQSFGIQIWLKSLVFNGVPVVEPSMGWLFTPLTMITMTAGTAFIMWLGEQISERGIGNGMSLIIFIGIIARIPADVTLTMEKIGAGDTNLVNIAVVLLVMVVVVAGVVLIQQGQRKIRVQYAKRIVGRKIYGGQSTHIPLRVNTAGVIPIIFASALIMFPNTILMFTDADWLKTLAGWLAPGKPLYMIIYGGLIIFFSYFYTAIVLNPADLADNMKKYGGFIPGIRPGKNTEQFIDRVLTRITLAGSVFLAVIALLPIVMAIIFKSPITFGGTGLLIVVGVALDTVRQIESHMLMRHYDGFLKKGRIRGRR; this is encoded by the coding sequence ATGTTTAATAGTATCCGGAACATGATGGCCATCCCCGAGCTCCGCCAGCGCATATTCTTCACCATCGCCATCTTCTTCGTCTATCGCGTGGGCGGCCACATCCCCGTCCCCGGCGTCAACGCCGGCGTCCTGTCCGCCTGGTTCAACCAGAACGCCCAGGGCGGCCTCTTCGGCTTCATAGACATGTTCGCCGCCGGCAACCTACGCAAGGCCACCATCTTCGCCCTGGGCATCATGCCCTACATCTCCGCCTCCATCATCATCCAGCTCCTCACCGCGGTCGTGCCCGCCCTGGAGAAGCTCTCCAAGGAGGGCGAGGCCGGCCGCAAGCGCATCACCCAGTACACGCGCTACGGCACCATCGGCCTATCGCTCCTCCAGAGCTTCGGCATCCAGATCTGGCTCAAGAGCTTGGTCTTCAACGGCGTACCCGTGGTGGAGCCCAGCATGGGCTGGCTCTTCACCCCGCTGACCATGATCACCATGACCGCCGGAACCGCCTTCATCATGTGGCTCGGCGAACAGATATCCGAGCGGGGTATCGGTAACGGGATGTCACTCATCATTTTCATCGGCATCATCGCCCGCATACCGGCCGACGTGACGCTGACCATGGAGAAGATAGGCGCGGGCGACACCAACCTGGTCAACATCGCCGTGGTCCTCCTGGTGATGGTGGTCGTGGTGGCCGGAGTCGTGCTCATCCAGCAGGGGCAGCGCAAGATCCGCGTCCAGTACGCCAAGCGAATCGTCGGGCGCAAAATCTACGGGGGTCAGTCCACCCACATTCCCCTGCGCGTCAATACCGCCGGCGTCATCCCGATCATCTTCGCCAGCGCGCTGATCATGTTCCCCAACACCATCCTGATGTTCACCGACGCCGACTGGCTCAAGACCCTCGCCGGGTGGCTCGCCCCCGGAAAACCACTCTACATGATTATCTACGGCGGATTGATCATCTTCTTCAGTTACTTCTACACCGCCATCGTCCTGAACCCGGCGGACCTGGCCGACAACATGAAGAAGTACGGCGGTTTCATCCCAGGCATCCGACCGGGGAAGAACACCGAGCAGTTCATAGACCGCGTCCTGACACGCATCACCCTGGCCGGCTCGGTCTTCCTGGCCGTCATCGCCCTGTTGCCGATAGTGATGGCGATCATCTTCAAGTCGCCCATAACATTCGGCGGCACGGGACTTCTGATCGTGGTGGGCGTCGCGCTGGACACCGTACGCCAGATAGAGAGTCACATGCTGATGCGCCACTACGACGGTTTCCTGAAGAAGGGGCGCATCCGCGGCCGCCGGTAA
- a CDS encoding nucleoside monophosphate kinase: MILVLFGPPGAGKGSIAKLLELRRGMIHLSTGDLIRAELARPDSPVADRIRAVVESGGLVDDATVEEILAARIAENAPSMLFDGYPRNIRQAERLGEILTGAGRNLTAAVLFEVPDSVIVRRLSNRRSCPACGAVYNLLTVPPKVEGVCDRDSERLVARPDDDEPTVGRRLELYRRETSPLVEYYRERGKFVRVDGVGEPEKVYRRLLEILAPLEKR, encoded by the coding sequence TTGATCCTCGTTCTCTTCGGACCGCCCGGAGCCGGAAAGGGCTCCATCGCCAAGCTCCTCGAGCTGCGCCGCGGGATGATCCACCTCTCCACGGGGGACCTCATCCGGGCCGAGCTCGCACGACCCGACTCGCCCGTCGCCGACCGCATACGCGCCGTGGTGGAGTCCGGCGGGCTGGTGGACGACGCCACGGTGGAGGAAATCCTGGCGGCCCGAATCGCCGAGAACGCCCCCTCGATGCTCTTCGACGGATACCCGCGCAACATCCGCCAGGCCGAGCGCCTCGGGGAGATTCTCACCGGCGCGGGGAGGAACCTCACCGCCGCCGTCCTCTTCGAGGTCCCCGACTCCGTCATCGTCCGGCGGCTCTCGAACCGGCGCAGTTGCCCGGCCTGCGGGGCGGTGTACAATCTTCTGACCGTTCCGCCGAAGGTGGAGGGCGTCTGCGACCGCGACTCCGAGAGGCTCGTGGCGCGCCCGGACGACGACGAGCCGACGGTCGGTCGCCGGTTGGAGCTCTACCGCCGCGAGACGAGCCCCCTGGTGGAATACTACCGGGAGCGGGGGAAGTTCGTGCGGGTGGACGGCGTGGGCGAGCCGGAGAAAGTGTACCGGCGGCTGCTGGAGATTCTGGCTCCCCTCGAAAAGCGTTGA